From Phormidium ambiguum IAM M-71, a single genomic window includes:
- a CDS encoding serine/threonine protein kinase produces MELLHQPEEIIVQRYRIVSILGQGGMGTTYEAQDLQTQGRVAIKVLSLSRAGDWKALELFEREARVLSNLNHPCLPKYLDYFQVETPNNHSFYLVQELVEGRSLYSLVQSGWHATENEIRQLASQILDILNYLHGLTPPIIHRDLKPQNIIRGKDGGIFLVDFGAVKTTYQTTFSGGSTVVGTYGYMAPEQFRGQGYPATDLYGLGATLLYLITHKPPSEFPSSQLKINFRSQTTISSKLADWLEKLLEPAVEDRFVSAKEALTVLLGQGVLVPKRNRPIGSRITFRKTDRKLVAQIPRLGWGYWEFHNFIIALISLITSGVLFSFHRFTAISFFFWIFPLFSVLVFMFGLNKLKDTIFKLLGRTQLEIDRQSFKIRWSILGLFYQIQGKTKHIERVELNTFVHPEDELVAKWKNENPQTTTACALIEGVRTHRFGSGLTVLEKEWLLQEIATFLRKPLPPSILPR; encoded by the coding sequence ATGGAACTGCTGCACCAACCAGAAGAAATTATTGTCCAACGTTATCGAATTGTAAGTATCCTGGGACAGGGTGGAATGGGGACAACCTACGAAGCCCAAGATTTACAAACCCAAGGTAGAGTAGCAATTAAAGTATTATCTCTCAGTCGCGCAGGAGACTGGAAAGCCCTAGAACTTTTTGAAAGAGAAGCCCGTGTTTTATCTAATTTAAACCATCCTTGTTTACCGAAATATTTAGATTATTTTCAGGTAGAAACGCCAAACAATCACAGCTTTTATTTAGTGCAAGAATTGGTAGAAGGGCGATCGCTTTATTCCCTAGTTCAAAGCGGATGGCACGCCACAGAAAACGAAATTCGCCAATTAGCCAGCCAAATTTTAGATATTCTTAATTATTTGCACGGACTCACACCACCAATTATTCACCGAGATCTTAAACCACAAAACATTATTCGCGGTAAAGACGGCGGCATCTTTTTAGTAGATTTTGGGGCAGTAAAAACGACTTACCAAACTACATTTAGCGGTGGAAGTACAGTAGTTGGTACTTATGGTTACATGGCACCAGAACAATTTCGCGGACAAGGTTATCCCGCTACAGATTTGTATGGTTTAGGGGCAACTTTGTTATATTTAATTACTCACAAACCACCCTCAGAATTCCCTTCTTCGCAATTAAAAATTAACTTTCGTTCGCAAACAACAATATCATCAAAATTAGCTGATTGGCTAGAAAAACTATTAGAACCAGCCGTAGAAGATAGATTTGTTTCAGCCAAAGAAGCTTTAACAGTATTATTGGGACAAGGAGTACTAGTTCCAAAAAGGAATCGTCCAATTGGTAGCCGAATCACCTTTAGGAAAACCGATCGCAAGTTAGTAGCACAAATTCCTCGTTTAGGTTGGGGATACTGGGAATTTCATAATTTTATTATTGCCTTAATTTCACTGATTACATCAGGGGTTTTATTTTCTTTTCATCGTTTTACAGCAATCAGCTTTTTCTTTTGGATTTTCCCCTTGTTTTCGGTTTTGGTTTTCATGTTTGGGCTAAACAAACTGAAAGATACTATTTTTAAATTACTAGGACGAACACAGTTAGAAATTGACCGTCAAAGCTTTAAAATAAGATGGTCTATTCTCGGATTATTTTATCAAATTCAAGGGAAAACTAAGCACATTGAACGGGTAGAATTAAATACCTTTGTTCATCCAGAAGATGAGTTAGTTGCGAAATGGAAAAACGAAAATCCGCAAACAACAACAGCTTGTGCTTTAATTGAAGGAGTTCGCACTCATCGTTTTGGTAGTGGGTTAACTGTTTTGGAAAAAGAATGGTTATTGCAGGAAATTGCGACTTTTTTGAGAAAACCTTTACCCCCTTCTATTTTGCCAAGGTAA
- a CDS encoding glycosyltransferase family 39 protein gives MKFSGHYLSLAIALAIGTILRFWNLELKPLWLDEVITALFSLGKTYENVPVEVLLPVNQFREIFALNPNTSCTTIAQNLIKYSTHPPGFFCLMHAWVETNLNSPIKHSLMWILRSLPALFGVGAIVSIYYLNRIAFNKKAGLVGAAVMAVSPFAVYLSQEARHYTLPLFLITLSSIALIQIQQDIFQQQRRLLIWLAWVIINSIGLYVHYFFILVIFAEIATLLVLVYSAKTKTKYLLVSAIFFLLPFLLFAPWIPAVLGHFNRPETDWVSQPEHIIPVIQILLGWLLMVIILPVESQPLWLVIPVGIVMLTFGIWLGWQVYLGIKQLWQNPQTHLATLTLGSFTIFVLLEFFGIIYIFGKDITIAPRYNFVYYPSFCALLAASLVARDAVNKRQTISYVILAGLISCIFVVNGLAFEKPYNPQRVAKNMLKEPSIPVMVVMGYKDTQDIALGLSFALGIDKFQPKLCQNNSETCPKFAFLSANSGYQTVWESLAKLRKPSKLPLNLWVVAPGLKRDSYPETLAISPQINCTKDATAYYRIGVPYQMYKCN, from the coding sequence ATGAAATTTTCTGGTCATTATCTCAGTTTAGCGATCGCTCTCGCTATAGGAACAATCTTAAGATTTTGGAACTTAGAACTAAAACCATTATGGCTAGATGAAGTAATTACCGCTTTATTTAGTTTAGGAAAAACCTACGAAAATGTACCTGTAGAAGTTCTGTTACCTGTAAACCAATTCCGGGAAATTTTCGCCTTAAATCCTAATACCAGTTGTACAACAATAGCCCAAAATCTCATTAAATATTCTACCCATCCGCCCGGATTTTTTTGTTTAATGCACGCTTGGGTAGAAACGAATTTAAATAGTCCTATTAAACATAGTTTAATGTGGATTTTGCGATCGCTTCCAGCGTTGTTTGGGGTTGGTGCGATCGTATCCATATATTACCTGAATCGCATCGCCTTTAACAAAAAAGCAGGTTTAGTTGGTGCAGCGGTAATGGCGGTTTCTCCCTTCGCCGTTTACCTTTCCCAAGAAGCACGCCATTACACCTTACCACTATTTTTAATCACCCTTTCATCGATCGCATTAATTCAAATTCAACAAGACATTTTTCAGCAACAACGACGCTTATTAATTTGGCTAGCTTGGGTAATAATTAACAGTATTGGACTTTACGTACATTACTTTTTTATTTTAGTAATTTTTGCCGAAATCGCCACACTTTTAGTATTAGTTTATTCAGCTAAAACAAAAACCAAATATTTATTAGTTTCCGCTATCTTTTTCCTGTTACCATTCTTGCTATTTGCACCTTGGATACCAGCAGTTTTAGGACATTTCAATCGTCCTGAAACTGATTGGGTATCACAACCAGAACATATTATTCCTGTCATTCAAATCTTGCTAGGTTGGCTGCTAATGGTAATAATTTTACCAGTCGAGAGTCAACCACTTTGGTTAGTCATTCCTGTGGGAATAGTAATGTTAACTTTTGGGATTTGGTTAGGCTGGCAAGTATATTTAGGAATTAAACAACTGTGGCAAAATCCGCAAACTCATTTAGCCACCTTAACATTAGGCAGTTTTACCATATTTGTGCTGTTAGAATTCTTTGGTATTATTTACATTTTCGGTAAAGATATAACCATTGCACCCCGTTATAATTTTGTTTATTATCCGAGTTTTTGTGCATTATTAGCAGCCAGCTTAGTAGCAAGAGATGCGGTAAACAAGCGACAAACTATTAGTTATGTAATCTTAGCTGGGTTGATTAGTTGTATTTTCGTAGTCAACGGTTTAGCCTTTGAAAAACCTTATAATCCGCAAAGAGTAGCGAAAAATATGCTAAAAGAACCATCAATCCCGGTAATGGTGGTAATGGGATACAAAGACACGCAAGATATAGCATTAGGATTAAGTTTTGCATTAGGAATCGACAAATTCCAGCCAAAACTTTGTCAAAATAACAGCGAAACTTGTCCAAAATTCGCCTTTTTATCAGCAAATTCCGGTTATCAAACAGTTTGGGAAAGTCTCGCTAAATTACGCAAACCGTCAAAACTTCCCTTAAACTTATGGGTAGTTGCACCCGGATTAAAACGAGACAGCTACCCAGAAACATTAGCAATTTCCCCACAAATTAACTGCACCAAAGATGCAACCGCCTATTATCGAATCGGCGTACCATATCAAATGTATAAGTGTAATTAG
- a CDS encoding RuBisCO accumulation factor 1 — MTDFSSDTLNLNSQPTDVNVDGLLLSLRRKEGTWVEWGQACQTLQKAGLSSQKIFEETGFEPIHQNQVIVAAQVYISMVNAGVSEQVRSHYEKTGSDSLYEFRILTQPERAAAATFTLAHGLNSEDAKEVAKAMKDFSRLRVPPAGFSNNAGDAVACHYWRLARQQSDLQERSRLIAKGLRFAQTDAARREVEKLLIDFSVTPKRPAPILPFYRLETEEQMPRLLPVVGKMPMSVADLKAVPLVEEDGPFRIVKFSGQGAWVAVPGWQVLLKAEDPVAVLCDRSLLPNQDSSFTEEVLVVIDRSQREWDDSSYFAFAQGEDLQFQWFDESPEEVLLGKVILILNPKRILDEDLTKDVWQIDE; from the coding sequence ATGACTGATTTCTCTTCAGATACTCTCAATCTTAATTCTCAACCAACTGATGTCAATGTCGATGGTTTGCTGTTGAGTCTCCGCCGCAAGGAAGGTACTTGGGTGGAGTGGGGACAAGCTTGCCAAACTCTGCAAAAAGCAGGTTTAAGTTCCCAAAAAATCTTTGAGGAAACTGGTTTTGAACCAATTCACCAAAATCAGGTGATTGTGGCGGCTCAAGTCTACATTAGCATGGTGAATGCTGGTGTGTCGGAACAGGTGCGATCGCATTACGAAAAAACCGGAAGCGATAGTTTGTACGAGTTTCGCATTCTGACTCAACCGGAACGTGCGGCAGCGGCTACGTTTACTTTAGCTCATGGTTTGAATTCTGAGGATGCTAAGGAAGTGGCGAAGGCGATGAAGGATTTTTCCCGATTAAGGGTTCCGCCTGCTGGGTTTAGCAATAATGCTGGTGATGCGGTGGCTTGCCATTACTGGAGGTTAGCACGTCAACAGTCGGATTTACAAGAGCGATCGCGTTTGATTGCTAAGGGGTTAAGATTTGCTCAAACTGATGCAGCGAGACGGGAAGTTGAAAAGCTGTTAATTGATTTTAGCGTTACTCCGAAACGTCCGGCTCCGATTTTACCTTTTTATCGGCTGGAAACGGAAGAACAAATGCCTCGTTTGTTGCCAGTAGTCGGGAAAATGCCGATGTCGGTGGCGGATTTGAAGGCGGTACCTTTGGTTGAGGAAGATGGCCCTTTCCGTATAGTAAAATTTTCTGGTCAAGGTGCTTGGGTGGCGGTTCCAGGTTGGCAAGTTTTGTTGAAGGCGGAAGATCCTGTGGCGGTTTTGTGCGATCGATCTTTGCTTCCTAATCAAGATTCTAGTTTTACGGAAGAGGTTTTGGTGGTGATCGATCGATCTCAAAGAGAATGGGATGATAGTAGTTATTTCGCTTTCGCACAAGGGGAAGATTTACAATTTCAATGGTTTGATGAGTCGCCGGAGGAAGTTTTACTTGGTAAGGTGATTTTGATTTTAAATCCTAAGCGCATTTTGGATGAGGATTTGACTAAGGATGTTTGGCAAATTGATGAGTAG
- a CDS encoding response regulator, whose translation METTIPEIEPICRQLMNLEKRKKAKMLVVDDEPDNLDLLYRTFRRDFQVLKAESGVQALEVLATEGEVAVIISDQRMPEMKGTEFLSKTVPQFPDTVRIILTGFTDIEDLVDAINSGQVYKYITKPWDPLELKAVVQRATETYELLKQRTEELRRAHAQMALLSTIVQVAQASTKVEESLSPIAKAFGENFGVDGCILQLVENNSLNSAQGVYSADSPSENWLAEDPLIKDAIATKQIQGSVNIPADANLSTISHYTASGIEAHITVPIIYRDNVMAVLSLQWKKPCQLREDEIKLIHLSAQQVALALTSTKAG comes from the coding sequence ATGGAAACTACCATTCCAGAAATAGAACCTATCTGTCGTCAGCTTATGAATTTAGAAAAACGTAAAAAAGCCAAAATGTTGGTTGTAGACGATGAACCAGATAATTTAGATTTGCTTTATCGTACCTTCCGACGAGATTTTCAAGTCCTGAAAGCAGAAAGCGGCGTTCAGGCATTGGAAGTATTAGCAACGGAAGGCGAAGTCGCTGTGATTATCTCCGATCAGCGAATGCCAGAAATGAAAGGAACAGAATTCTTGAGTAAAACTGTACCTCAATTTCCCGACACCGTAAGAATTATCCTTACTGGATTTACTGATATAGAAGACCTTGTAGATGCAATTAATTCAGGACAGGTATATAAGTATATCACCAAACCTTGGGACCCTTTAGAACTTAAAGCCGTAGTCCAGCGGGCTACCGAAACTTACGAATTACTCAAACAACGAACCGAAGAACTGCGTCGTGCTCATGCACAAATGGCATTACTTTCCACAATAGTTCAAGTAGCCCAAGCATCGACAAAAGTAGAAGAATCATTAAGTCCGATCGCCAAAGCATTTGGCGAGAATTTTGGCGTAGATGGTTGTATTTTGCAACTAGTAGAAAACAATTCTTTAAATTCCGCCCAAGGAGTTTACAGTGCCGATAGTCCGAGCGAAAATTGGTTAGCCGAAGATCCATTAATTAAAGATGCGATCGCCACCAAGCAAATCCAAGGATCGGTAAACATCCCCGCTGATGCTAACTTATCAACCATCAGTCATTACACAGCATCCGGCATCGAAGCACATATAACTGTCCCCATTATTTATCGAGATAATGTCATGGCAGTATTATCACTGCAATGGAAAAAACCTTGCCAACTTCGAGAAGATGAAATCAAACTAATACATCTTTCTGCCCAACAAGTTGCCCTCGCACTCACCAGCACCAAAGCTGGGTAA
- the ubiE gene encoding bifunctional demethylmenaquinone methyltransferase/2-methoxy-6-polyprenyl-1,4-benzoquinol methylase UbiE — MSDRASEIQTIFNNIAPVYDNLNDWLSLGLHRVWKQMTVKWSHAKTGDTCIDLCCGSGDLTQILARQAGKTGQVFGVDFSPGLLAIAKQRTQNQYPPLPITWVEADVLHLPFPDNHFHCATMGYGLRNVTDIPQCLRELYRILKPGSTAAILDFHRPYNPIMENLQQWYLQNIVVNTAQNFGLTEEYAYISPSLDKFPQGQQQVKLAQQAGFSTATHYQITGGIMGVLQITK, encoded by the coding sequence ATGTCCGATCGCGCCAGTGAAATACAAACCATATTCAACAACATAGCTCCAGTCTACGACAATCTCAACGATTGGTTAAGCCTGGGACTACATCGAGTTTGGAAACAGATGACAGTCAAATGGAGTCACGCCAAAACAGGCGACACTTGCATAGACTTATGTTGTGGTAGCGGCGATCTCACCCAAATTTTAGCGCGACAAGCGGGAAAAACTGGTCAGGTGTTTGGGGTAGACTTTTCTCCAGGGTTATTAGCGATCGCCAAACAACGCACGCAAAACCAATATCCACCCCTCCCCATCACCTGGGTAGAAGCAGATGTCCTCCATCTCCCCTTCCCCGACAATCATTTCCACTGCGCCACAATGGGATATGGACTGCGAAACGTCACCGACATTCCCCAATGTTTGCGCGAATTATACCGCATCCTCAAACCCGGATCTACCGCCGCAATTCTCGACTTCCATCGTCCCTACAATCCCATAATGGAAAACTTACAGCAGTGGTATCTCCAAAACATCGTCGTCAACACTGCTCAAAACTTCGGCCTAACAGAAGAATACGCCTATATTAGCCCCAGTTTAGACAAATTTCCCCAAGGTCAACAGCAAGTAAAGCTAGCTCAACAAGCAGGATTTAGCACCGCCACTCATTATCAAATAACTGGTGGCATCATGGGTGTTTTACAAATTACAAAATAG
- a CDS encoding DUF445 domain-containing protein, which translates to MNISNFWLYISPPILGAIIGYFTNDIAIKMLFRPYKAKYIGKRRIPFTPGLIPANQERLAKRISDTIMGSLLTPEEIQNLARRLLERERVQGVILWLLRLALDQVQSADKEDKTIKVIAGILHDLLGQSLPKLLKVLARREDFLEPQLNQIFDQILLEFQLSELQANQLADWLLQVVLPPEVLRVTIIDFLTDRNIQLIDEKFRGETSGTYWVVANLFGLRNSLTRLRTYCLDEKEEANQRLSELTQSFAVKQRLQEWLQNISLQNLPISTVRQLRKTMRESIRSYIQERGVELMQGFSNSINWEGVAHILINRLRNSPVVNSSLTVVSKELALVLERYLERDLENIVEQIIPILNIDQVIIQRVQATSPKDLELAIQGIVKSELQAIVNLGGILGFIVGLMQTVILFIQQ; encoded by the coding sequence TTGAATATCTCTAATTTCTGGCTTTATATTAGTCCACCAATACTTGGCGCAATTATTGGCTATTTCACCAACGACATAGCTATTAAAATGTTGTTTCGTCCCTATAAAGCTAAGTATATAGGTAAACGAAGAATACCCTTTACCCCAGGCTTAATCCCCGCCAATCAGGAACGCTTAGCCAAACGAATTTCTGATACAATAATGGGGTCATTATTAACACCCGAAGAAATCCAAAACTTGGCACGTCGCTTATTAGAAAGAGAACGAGTTCAAGGGGTAATTCTCTGGTTATTGCGATTAGCCTTAGACCAAGTACAATCAGCAGATAAAGAAGATAAAACAATTAAAGTAATTGCTGGAATTTTACACGATTTACTGGGTCAATCTTTACCCAAATTACTAAAAGTTTTAGCCCGACGAGAAGATTTCTTAGAACCCCAACTTAATCAAATATTTGACCAAATTTTATTAGAATTTCAACTCAGCGAACTACAAGCAAATCAATTAGCAGATTGGCTTTTGCAAGTAGTTTTGCCGCCTGAAGTATTGCGCGTAACGATCATTGATTTTCTTACCGATCGCAACATTCAACTAATAGATGAAAAATTTCGCGGCGAAACCAGCGGAACCTATTGGGTAGTCGCCAATTTATTCGGCTTAAGAAACAGTTTAACTCGTTTAAGAACCTATTGTCTCGATGAAAAAGAAGAAGCAAATCAACGTTTATCAGAATTAACTCAATCTTTTGCCGTTAAACAACGCTTACAAGAATGGTTGCAAAATATATCTTTGCAAAATCTGCCAATTTCCACAGTACGCCAACTTCGCAAAACCATGCGCGAAAGTATCCGCAGTTATATCCAAGAACGTGGCGTGGAATTAATGCAAGGTTTCAGTAATTCAATCAACTGGGAAGGCGTGGCTCATATTCTCATAAATAGACTGCGAAATTCCCCCGTTGTCAACTCTTCTTTGACTGTTGTTAGCAAAGAATTAGCTTTAGTTTTAGAACGTTACTTAGAACGAGATTTAGAAAATATTGTCGAACAAATCATCCCCATTCTCAATATTGACCAAGTAATTATTCAACGAGTGCAAGCAACATCGCCCAAAGATTTAGAATTAGCAATTCAAGGAATTGTGAAAAGTGAATTGCAAGCGATCGTCAATTTAGGCGGAATTTTAGGTTTTATTGTTGGATTGATGCAAACAGTAATTTTGTTTATCCAACAGTAA
- a CDS encoding DUF29 domain-containing protein codes for MTTEIQTNQKSLYESDFVNWVETTVEQLRKQDYANVDWANLIEEIEDMSRRERKSLKNNLIVILLHLLKWQYQPEHRSGSWRGSIREHRRRINDDLNDSPSLKPYLPEIFAECYKNAREQAADETGLPLATFPEDCPFTPEQSLDSDFLPTTD; via the coding sequence ATGACAACAGAGATACAAACTAATCAAAAAAGTCTCTATGAAAGTGATTTTGTAAACTGGGTTGAAACCACAGTAGAACAATTGCGTAAACAAGATTATGCCAATGTAGATTGGGCAAATTTAATTGAAGAGATTGAAGATATGTCAAGACGGGAGCGGAAAAGCTTAAAAAACAATCTGATAGTAATTCTGCTCCATCTTCTCAAATGGCAATATCAACCAGAACATCGTAGTGGTAGTTGGCGAGGAAGTATTCGGGAACATCGCAGACGCATCAACGATGATTTAAATGATTCCCCAAGTTTAAAACCTTATTTGCCAGAAATATTTGCTGAATGCTACAAAAATGCTCGTGAACAAGCAGCAGATGAAACAGGTTTACCATTAGCAACTTTTCCAGAAGATTGTCCTTTTACACCCGAACAATCTCTAGATTCTGATTTCTTACCAACAACCGACTAA
- the rsgA gene encoding small ribosomal subunit biogenesis GTPase RsgA, translating to MSTADENNAVSPLWGTVLAVQANFYRVKLGDGEQGSRGAEGQRGRGAEEQENSVGAGFVVKSSAENTDLSAKPAPTTQNSPSPQSPGFDVSAKPNVPSPELLCTRRARLKKIGQQVMVGDRVEIEEPDWAGGRGAIAQVLPRETELDRPPIANADQIILVFALAEPDLEPFQLSRFLVKAESTGLEVSLCLNKCDLVSLKQQTEWRDRLSAWGYESIFISVYDGTGLEELTAKLNHKITVLAGPSGVGKTSLINYLIPGLEQRVGEVSGKLSKGRHTTRHVELFELPKGGYLADTPGFNQPDLDCSPEELTQYFPEIKERLAENNCQFSDCLHRDEPNCAVRGDWERYEHYLEFLEIAIARQEHLNQQSDPDAVMKMKTKRKGGSQFEPRLEAKKYRRTSRKTQQQNLLELYEDNDL from the coding sequence GTGAGTACAGCAGACGAAAATAACGCAGTTTCTCCCCTGTGGGGAACTGTGCTAGCGGTGCAGGCGAATTTTTATCGGGTGAAGTTGGGAGATGGGGAGCAGGGGAGCAGGGGAGCAGAGGGGCAGAGGGGCAGAGGGGCAGAGGAGCAAGAAAACTCTGTAGGGGCGGGTTTTGTTGTTAAATCTTCTGCTGAGAACACAGATTTATCTGCTAAACCCGCCCCTACAACTCAAAACTCTCCTAGTCCCCAGTCCCCAGGCTTCGACGTGAGCGCGAAGCCGAACGTCCCCAGTCCCGAATTACTATGTACCCGCAGGGCGAGGTTGAAGAAAATTGGTCAGCAGGTGATGGTGGGCGATCGCGTGGAGATTGAAGAGCCTGATTGGGCGGGGGGAAGGGGTGCGATCGCGCAGGTTTTACCCAGAGAAACGGAACTCGATCGACCTCCGATCGCTAATGCCGATCAAATTATTTTGGTTTTTGCTTTAGCAGAACCAGATTTAGAACCTTTTCAACTCAGTCGATTTTTAGTGAAGGCAGAATCTACTGGGTTGGAGGTCAGTTTATGTTTAAATAAATGCGATTTGGTGAGTTTAAAACAACAAACTGAGTGGCGCGATCGCTTATCTGCTTGGGGTTATGAATCAATATTTATTAGTGTTTATGATGGCACTGGTTTAGAGGAATTAACTGCTAAATTAAATCATAAAATTACGGTATTAGCAGGGCCTTCTGGAGTGGGGAAAACAAGTTTAATTAATTATTTAATTCCCGGTCTGGAGCAGCGTGTAGGGGAAGTTTCGGGGAAATTAAGTAAGGGCAGACATACTACTCGGCACGTTGAATTGTTTGAATTACCAAAAGGTGGTTATTTAGCAGATACTCCGGGGTTTAATCAGCCGGATCTTGATTGTAGTCCAGAAGAATTAACCCAATATTTTCCCGAAATTAAAGAGCGTTTGGCAGAAAATAATTGTCAGTTTAGCGATTGTTTGCATCGGGATGAGCCTAACTGTGCGGTGCGGGGAGATTGGGAAAGATACGAGCATTATTTGGAGTTTTTGGAAATTGCGATCGCCCGCCAAGAACATTTAAATCAACAATCCGATCCCGATGCAGTGATGAAAATGAAAACTAAACGCAAAGGTGGGAGTCAATTTGAACCGAGATTAGAAGCAAAGAAATATCGGCGGACTTCCCGGAAAACTCAACAACAAAATTTGTTAGAGTTGTATGAAGATAACGATCTTTGA
- a CDS encoding sulfurtransferase TusA family protein, translated as MSNSALSTPDAQLDLRGTPCPINFVRTKLRLEQMAPGSLLEVWLDPGEPIEQVPDSLTMEGYRIEQIEDRTGFFAILVRRPAS; from the coding sequence ATGAGTAACTCTGCCTTATCTACCCCGGATGCCCAGCTAGACTTGCGAGGCACTCCTTGTCCGATTAATTTTGTCCGCACGAAATTGCGCTTGGAGCAAATGGCTCCAGGTTCTCTGTTGGAAGTATGGTTAGATCCTGGTGAACCGATCGAACAAGTTCCTGATAGTCTGACGATGGAAGGTTATCGCATTGAACAAATTGAAGACCGGACTGGTTTTTTTGCCATTTTAGTCCGGCGACCTGCGAGTTGA
- the dnaJ gene encoding molecular chaperone DnaJ — MANDYYETLGVARNADQEEIKRAYRRLARKYHPDVNKEPGAEDRFKEINRAYEVLSEPEMRARYDRFGHAGVEGAAAQGFQDFGDMGGFADIFESFFSGFAGQSGAAGGTRTGRRPAGPTRGDDLRLDLKLDFREAVFGGEKEIRISHLETCETCSGTGAKPGTRPRTCSTCTGSGQVRRVTRTPFGSFTQVSVCPTCNGNGQVIEDKCETCDGRGQKQITKKLKITIPAGVDDGTRLRVASEGDSGQRGGPPGDLYVYLFVNEDAEFKREGINILSQVEISYLQAILGGRLEVNTVDGPQELTIPPGTQPKTVLKLENRGVPKLGNPVSRGDHLITVDIEIPNRITPEERELLEKLAKIRGERTGKGGIEGFFGNIFHK; from the coding sequence ATGGCTAACGATTACTATGAAACTCTAGGCGTTGCTCGTAACGCCGACCAAGAAGAAATCAAGCGAGCCTACCGCCGTCTGGCTCGTAAGTATCATCCAGATGTGAACAAAGAACCTGGGGCGGAAGACCGCTTTAAAGAAATTAACCGCGCTTATGAAGTGCTCTCCGAACCGGAAATGCGGGCGCGTTACGATCGCTTTGGTCACGCAGGAGTAGAAGGCGCAGCGGCACAGGGCTTTCAAGACTTTGGTGACATGGGCGGTTTTGCCGATATTTTTGAAAGTTTCTTCAGCGGCTTCGCAGGCCAAAGTGGTGCAGCAGGAGGGACTCGCACTGGGCGAAGACCCGCAGGCCCCACTAGAGGCGATGACTTAAGATTAGATTTAAAATTAGACTTCCGCGAAGCTGTGTTCGGTGGCGAGAAAGAAATTCGCATTTCTCACCTAGAAACCTGTGAAACTTGCAGCGGTACAGGTGCTAAACCAGGAACTCGACCTCGGACTTGTTCTACCTGTACTGGTTCCGGTCAAGTGCGGCGCGTGACACGCACCCCCTTTGGCAGCTTTACTCAAGTTTCTGTCTGCCCTACCTGTAATGGTAACGGTCAGGTGATTGAAGATAAATGCGAAACCTGCGATGGTCGGGGTCAAAAACAAATTACGAAAAAACTGAAAATTACCATCCCCGCTGGTGTGGATGATGGTACTCGCCTGCGCGTTGCTTCTGAGGGTGATAGCGGTCAACGAGGTGGCCCTCCGGGTGACTTGTATGTATATCTATTTGTCAACGAAGACGCTGAATTTAAGCGGGAAGGAATTAATATCCTGTCGCAAGTGGAAATTAGTTATTTACAGGCAATTTTGGGCGGTCGGCTAGAAGTCAATACCGTAGATGGCCCACAAGAGTTGACGATTCCTCCAGGTACACAACCCAAGACGGTTCTCAAATTGGAAAATCGCGGTGTACCTAAGTTAGGCAACCCAGTGAGTCGCGGCGATCATCTGATTACTGTGGATATCGAAATTCCCAATCGGATCACTCCTGAAGAGCGCGAATTGTTGGAAAAGTTGGCTAAAATTAGGGGCGAACGCACTGGTAAAGGCGGTATTGAAGGTTTCTTTGGCAATATTTTCCACAAATAA